A genomic window from Megalobrama amblycephala isolate DHTTF-2021 linkage group LG2, ASM1881202v1, whole genome shotgun sequence includes:
- the htr2b gene encoding 5-hydroxytryptamine receptor 2B isoform X2 — protein sequence MLPIPALYNISYSRWPLADFLCPIWLFLDVLFSTASIMHLCAISLDRYIAIKKPIQHSQFKSRAKALAKIALVWLISIGIAIPIPIKGLQVFDHPNNITFNNNHTCLLSPEGFGDFKVYGSLTAFFIPLIIMMIIYLLTIQVLRKKAYLLRSRATRPNISTVFQQELPAVSSPKKVPIANGIKRDRTLNRVTRDEAPLRRMSTIGKRSMQNLSNEQRASKVLGIVFMLFVVMWCPFFITNVTSVLCQGCNSNLVEQLLDIFQWVGYVSSGINPLVYTLFNRTFRQAFTRYITCNYRRVRTPKMQRRSRIYFRSSVTENSKRFMKHSKKNGISPVSYQSPLRHRPTHLQTSANNTLEMLLLAGNEDCKPDEHVSHV from the exons ATGTTGCCTATACCTGCTTTATACAATATCAGCT ACTCCAGATGGCCCCTTGCAGACTTCCTGTGCCCTATCTGGCTGTTTCTGGATGTCTTGTTCTCAACTGCGTCCATCATGCACCTGTGCGCCATCTCCCTCGACCGCTACATAGCAATCAAGAAACCAATACAGCACAGCCAGTTTAAGTCCAGAGCTAAAGCGTTGGCTAAAATCGCACTTGTCTGGCTAATCTCTATAG GTATTGCAATACCTATTCCAATCAAAGGGCTACAAGTCTTCGATCATCCCAACAACATCACCTTCAACAACAACCACACCTGTTTGTTGTCGCCAGAGGGCTTTGGGGACTTCAAGGTGTATGGGTCTTTGACAGCTTTTTTTATTCCCCTTATAATTATGATGATCATCTACTTGCTGACAATCCAAGTACTGCGCAAGAAGGCCTATCTTTTGAGATCGAGAGCTACAAGGCCCAACATTTCCACCGTCTTCCAGCAGGAATTGCCGGCTGTCTCTTCACCCAAGAAAGTACCCATTGCAAATGGAATAAAAAGGGACCGAACACTGAACCGTGTCACAAGGGATGAGGCTCCTCTCCGCAGGATGTCCACCATAGGGAAGAGATCCATGCAGAACTTGTCTAATGAACAAAGGGCATCAAAGGTCTTGGGGATTGTATTCATGTTGTTTGTTGTGATGTGGTGTCCTTTCTTCATTACTAATGTGACTTCTGTACTCTGTCAAGGGTGCAACAGTAATCTAGTGGAACAATTGTTGGATATCTTTCAATGGGTGGGCTATGTTTCGTCGGGCATCAACCCTCTTGTTTATACACTGTTTAATAGGACGTTCAGGCAGGCTTTTACGCGCTACATCACCTGTAACTACAGGCGTGTGAGGACTCCAAAAATGCAAAGGagaagcagaatttattttcgGTCATCAGTGACTGAAAACTCAAAACGGTTTATGAAACACAGTAAGAAGAACGGCATCAGCCCTGTAAGCTATCAAAGTCCTCTCCGGCATCGTCCTACACATCTGCAGACCTCTGCAAATAACACACTAGAGATGTTGCTTCTGGCAGGGAATGAAGACTGCAAACCTGATGAACATGTAAGCCACGTGTAG